In the genome of Epinephelus lanceolatus isolate andai-2023 chromosome 18, ASM4190304v1, whole genome shotgun sequence, one region contains:
- the LOC117268963 gene encoding GTPase IMAP family member 7-like yields MRCFSKPEVDTLVANTEPELRMVLLGKVGVGKSASGNTILGMENIFPSKRSLSAVTMKCHVEKGKIGEQDVVVVDTPGFFHIDRSTENLVKEIKKSISLAEPGPHVFLIVLRIGDKYTDEEKEMVEIIRSTFGKNVMDYTMVLFTFKSKLQNTDIEEFIRSNKNLHDLILQCNWGYHVFDNTNKTPEQVTALLGEINKRIKTPGGDFYTPEMLHKAEIALRKKQQDPKGEGAQAKLATLRTFAFSGIAIGCVMGYLAGGGQVTSTVAAALGGAAGGIFASVTAGLGILAKDGIENCITK; encoded by the coding sequence ATACAGAGCCAGAGCTGAGGATGGTGCTGCTTGGGAAAGTCGGAGTTGGGAAGAGTGCTTCAGGAAACACCATCCTGGGCATGGAAAACATATTCCCCTCCAAGCGCAGTCTATCAGCTGTCACAATGAAGTGCCATGTGGAAAAGGGGAAAATTGGAGAACAAGATGTGGTCGTTGTTGATACTCCAGGGTTTTTTCACATTGACAGATCTACAGAGAATTTGGTGAAAGAGATCAAGAAATCCATCTCACTTGCCGAACCCGGTCCTCATGTGTTCCTGATTGTGCTGAGGATTGGGGATAAATACACAGATGAAGAAAAGGAAATGGTGGAAATCATTCGCAGTACTTTTGGCAAAAACGTAATGGATTACACTATGGTCTTATTCACCTTTAAAAGTAAACTGCAAAACACTGACATAGAAGAATTTATTCGATCAAATAAAAACCTCCATGACCTAATCTTACAGTGCAACTGGGGATACCATGTTTTTGACAACACCAACAAGACTCCTGAGCAGGTCACTGCTCTGCTGGGGGAGATCAACAAAAGGATTAAGACACCAGGAGGAGACTTCTACACCCCAGAGATGCTCCACAAGGCTGAAATTGCCTTACGGAAAAAACAGCAAGATCCAAAAGGAGAAGGAGCCCAAGCCAAGCTAGCCACCCTTCGAACTTTTGCTTTTTCTGGGATAGCTATCGGATGTGTAATGGGGTATCTTGCTGGTGGTGGTCAGGTGACGTCCACGGTAGCAGCTGCATTAGGAGGTGCAGCAGGTGGAATATTTGCAAGTGTAACAGCAGGTTTAGGGATACTTGCCAAAGACGGCATTGAGAATTGCATCACAAAGTGA